A stretch of Perognathus longimembris pacificus isolate PPM17 chromosome 1, ASM2315922v1, whole genome shotgun sequence DNA encodes these proteins:
- the L3mbtl2 gene encoding lethal(3)malignant brain tumor-like protein 2 isoform X2 — protein sequence MCGIVGTREAFFSKTKRFCSVSCSRSYSSNSKKASILARLQGKPPTKKAKVLHKAAWSAKIGAFLHSQGTGQLADGTPTGQDALVLGFDWGKFLKDHSYKAAPVSCFKHVPLYEQWEDVMKGMKVEVLNSDAVLPSRVYWIASVIQTAGYRVLLRYEGFESDASHDFWCNLGTVDVHPIGWCAVNSKILVPPRTIHAKFTDWKGYLMKRLVGSRTLPVDFHIKMVESMKYPFRQGMRLEVVDKAHVSRTRMAVVDTVIGGRLRLLYEDGDSDDDFWCHMWSPLIHPVGWSRRVGHGIKMSERRSDMAHHPTFRKIYCDAVPYLFKKVRAVYTEGGWFEEGMKLEAIDPLNLGNICVATICKVLLDGYLMICVDGGPSTDGSDWFCYHASSHAIFPATFCQKNDIELTTPKGYDPQSFNWETYLEKTKSKAAPSRLFNMDCPNHGFKVGMKLEAVDLMEPRLICVATVKRVVHRLLSIHFDGWDNEYDQWVDCESPDIYPVGWCELTGYQLQPPVATEPSTPLKAKEATKKKKKQLGKKRKRILQTKPRPLRQGSKKPLLGDELQAAGTLSSQDDPDDIITVCVKEEHMDAVSPDKASDPELPVPVRSIKQETDS from the exons ATGTGTGGCATCGTGGGCACGAGGGAAGCCTTCTTCTCCAAGACCAAGAGATTCTGCAGCGTCTCCTGTTCCAGAAGCTACTCTTCCAACTCCAAGAAAGCCAGCATCTTGgctagattacag gGAAAGCCACCCACCAAGAAAGCCAAAGTCCTGCACAAGGCCGCGTGGTCTGCCAAAATAGGAGCCTTCCTCCACTCTCAAGGGACAGGACAGCTAGCAGACGGGACACCAACAGGCCAGGACG CTCTGGTGTTGGGGTTTGACTGGGGGAAGTTCCTGAAGGATCACAGTTACAAGGCGGCACCTGTCAGCTGCTTTAAACAC GTCCCCCTCTACGAGCAGTGGGAGGACGTCATGAAGGGGATGAAGGTAGAAGTGCTCAACAGCGACGCGGTGCTCCCCAGCCGCGTGTACTGGATCGCCTCCGTTATCCAGACGGCAG GGTACCGGGTGCTGCTCCGGTACGAAGGCTTTGAGAGTGACGCCAGCCATGACTTCTGGTGCAACCTGGGCACCGTGGACGTGCACCCCATTGGCTGGTGCGCCGTCAACAGCAAGATCCTGGTGCCCCCGCGCA CCATTCATGCCAAGTTCACTGACTGGAAGGGCTACCTCATGAAGCGCTTGGTGGGCTCCCGGACACTGCCTGTGGATTTCCATATCAAG ATGGTGGAGAGCATGAAGTACCCCTTCCGGCAAGGCATGCGCCTCGAGGTCGTGGACAAGGCCCACGTGTCCCGCACACGTATGGCCGTGGTGGACACCGTCATCGGCGGCCGCCTGCGGCTCCTCTATGAGGACGGCGACAGCGACGACGACTTCTGGTGCCACATGTGGAGCCCCCTGATCCACCCCGTGGGGTGGTCCCGGCGCGTCGGCCACGGCATCAAGATGTCAG AGAGGCGAAGCGACATGGCTCATCATCCCACCTTCCGAAAAATCTACTGTGACGCCGTTCCTTACCTGTTCAAGAAG GTGCGCGCGGTATACACAGAAGGCGGCTGGTTCGAGGAGGGCATGAAGCTGGAGGCCATTGACCCCCTGAACTTAGGCAACATCTGTGTGGCCACCATCTGCAAG GTTCTCCTGGATGGCTACCTCATGATCTGCGTGGACGGGGGCCCCTCCACAGACGGCTCCGACTGGTTCTGCTACCACGCCTCCTCCCACGCCATCTTCCCCGCCACCTTCTgtcaaaagaatgacattgagcTCACCACCCCGAAAG GCTACGACCCGCAGTCGTTCAACTGGGAGACCTATCTGGAGAAGACCAAGTCGAAAGCGGCTCCCTCGCGACTCTTCAACATG GACTGCCCCAACCATGGCTTCAAGGTGGGCATGAAGCTGGAGGCCGTGGATCTGATGGAGCCCCGGCTCATCTGCGTGGCCACCGTCAAGCGAGTTGTGCACCGGCTTCTTAGCATCCACTTTGATGGCTGGGACAACGAGTACGACCAGTGGGTGGACTGCGAGTCCCCGGATATCTACCCCGTCGGCTGGTGTGAGCTCACCGGCTACCAGCTCCAGCCACCCGTGGCCACAG AGCCATCCACACCTCTGAAAGCCAAAGAGGctacgaagaagaagaagaaacagcttgggaagaaaa GGAAAAGAATTCTACAGACCAAGCCCCGGCCCCTCAGACAGGGCTCCAAGAAGCCCCTGCTGGGTGATGAGCTGCAGGCCGCAGGCACCCTCTCGTCCCAGGACGATCCTGATGACA TCATCACTGTGTGTGTGAAGGAGGAGCACATGGATGCAGTCTCGCCCGACAAGGCTTCGGACCCCGAGCTTCCCGTCCCTGTCAGGAGCATCAAGCAGGAGACGGACAGCTGA
- the L3mbtl2 gene encoding lethal(3)malignant brain tumor-like protein 2 isoform X1, with protein MEKPRSLEETPSSEPMEEEEEDDDLELFGGYDSFRGYNSSVGSESSSYLEDSSEAENEDREAGELPTSPVHLLSPVNTRSLDGSGSEPAVCEMCGIVGTREAFFSKTKRFCSVSCSRSYSSNSKKASILARLQGKPPTKKAKVLHKAAWSAKIGAFLHSQGTGQLADGTPTGQDALVLGFDWGKFLKDHSYKAAPVSCFKHVPLYEQWEDVMKGMKVEVLNSDAVLPSRVYWIASVIQTAGYRVLLRYEGFESDASHDFWCNLGTVDVHPIGWCAVNSKILVPPRTIHAKFTDWKGYLMKRLVGSRTLPVDFHIKMVESMKYPFRQGMRLEVVDKAHVSRTRMAVVDTVIGGRLRLLYEDGDSDDDFWCHMWSPLIHPVGWSRRVGHGIKMSERRSDMAHHPTFRKIYCDAVPYLFKKVRAVYTEGGWFEEGMKLEAIDPLNLGNICVATICKVLLDGYLMICVDGGPSTDGSDWFCYHASSHAIFPATFCQKNDIELTTPKGYDPQSFNWETYLEKTKSKAAPSRLFNMDCPNHGFKVGMKLEAVDLMEPRLICVATVKRVVHRLLSIHFDGWDNEYDQWVDCESPDIYPVGWCELTGYQLQPPVATEPSTPLKAKEATKKKKKQLGKKRKRILQTKPRPLRQGSKKPLLGDELQAAGTLSSQDDPDDIITVCVKEEHMDAVSPDKASDPELPVPVRSIKQETDS; from the exons ATGGAGAAGCCTCGGAGCCTTGAG GAGACTCCATCTTCGGAACcaatggaggaagaagaggaagatgatgacTTGGAGCTGTTCGGTGGCTATGATAGTTTCCGGGGCTATAATAGCAGTGTGGGCAGTGAGAGCAGCTCCTATCTGGAGGACTCAAGTGAAGCAGAAAATGAGGATCGAGAAGCTGGAGAGCTGCCCACCTCCCCGGTACATCTGCTCAGCCCGGTGAATACCCGCTCCTTGGATGGCAGCGGTTCTGAGCCAG CCGTCTGTGAGATGTGTGGCATCGTGGGCACGAGGGAAGCCTTCTTCTCCAAGACCAAGAGATTCTGCAGCGTCTCCTGTTCCAGAAGCTACTCTTCCAACTCCAAGAAAGCCAGCATCTTGgctagattacag gGAAAGCCACCCACCAAGAAAGCCAAAGTCCTGCACAAGGCCGCGTGGTCTGCCAAAATAGGAGCCTTCCTCCACTCTCAAGGGACAGGACAGCTAGCAGACGGGACACCAACAGGCCAGGACG CTCTGGTGTTGGGGTTTGACTGGGGGAAGTTCCTGAAGGATCACAGTTACAAGGCGGCACCTGTCAGCTGCTTTAAACAC GTCCCCCTCTACGAGCAGTGGGAGGACGTCATGAAGGGGATGAAGGTAGAAGTGCTCAACAGCGACGCGGTGCTCCCCAGCCGCGTGTACTGGATCGCCTCCGTTATCCAGACGGCAG GGTACCGGGTGCTGCTCCGGTACGAAGGCTTTGAGAGTGACGCCAGCCATGACTTCTGGTGCAACCTGGGCACCGTGGACGTGCACCCCATTGGCTGGTGCGCCGTCAACAGCAAGATCCTGGTGCCCCCGCGCA CCATTCATGCCAAGTTCACTGACTGGAAGGGCTACCTCATGAAGCGCTTGGTGGGCTCCCGGACACTGCCTGTGGATTTCCATATCAAG ATGGTGGAGAGCATGAAGTACCCCTTCCGGCAAGGCATGCGCCTCGAGGTCGTGGACAAGGCCCACGTGTCCCGCACACGTATGGCCGTGGTGGACACCGTCATCGGCGGCCGCCTGCGGCTCCTCTATGAGGACGGCGACAGCGACGACGACTTCTGGTGCCACATGTGGAGCCCCCTGATCCACCCCGTGGGGTGGTCCCGGCGCGTCGGCCACGGCATCAAGATGTCAG AGAGGCGAAGCGACATGGCTCATCATCCCACCTTCCGAAAAATCTACTGTGACGCCGTTCCTTACCTGTTCAAGAAG GTGCGCGCGGTATACACAGAAGGCGGCTGGTTCGAGGAGGGCATGAAGCTGGAGGCCATTGACCCCCTGAACTTAGGCAACATCTGTGTGGCCACCATCTGCAAG GTTCTCCTGGATGGCTACCTCATGATCTGCGTGGACGGGGGCCCCTCCACAGACGGCTCCGACTGGTTCTGCTACCACGCCTCCTCCCACGCCATCTTCCCCGCCACCTTCTgtcaaaagaatgacattgagcTCACCACCCCGAAAG GCTACGACCCGCAGTCGTTCAACTGGGAGACCTATCTGGAGAAGACCAAGTCGAAAGCGGCTCCCTCGCGACTCTTCAACATG GACTGCCCCAACCATGGCTTCAAGGTGGGCATGAAGCTGGAGGCCGTGGATCTGATGGAGCCCCGGCTCATCTGCGTGGCCACCGTCAAGCGAGTTGTGCACCGGCTTCTTAGCATCCACTTTGATGGCTGGGACAACGAGTACGACCAGTGGGTGGACTGCGAGTCCCCGGATATCTACCCCGTCGGCTGGTGTGAGCTCACCGGCTACCAGCTCCAGCCACCCGTGGCCACAG AGCCATCCACACCTCTGAAAGCCAAAGAGGctacgaagaagaagaagaaacagcttgggaagaaaa GGAAAAGAATTCTACAGACCAAGCCCCGGCCCCTCAGACAGGGCTCCAAGAAGCCCCTGCTGGGTGATGAGCTGCAGGCCGCAGGCACCCTCTCGTCCCAGGACGATCCTGATGACA TCATCACTGTGTGTGTGAAGGAGGAGCACATGGATGCAGTCTCGCCCGACAAGGCTTCGGACCCCGAGCTTCCCGTCCCTGTCAGGAGCATCAAGCAGGAGACGGACAGCTGA